CAGCGCATCACCGGCGATGCACTCGACAAGTCATCCCGTTTTACCGACTGGACGCGCCGGCCGCTCAGCAAGGCGCAGATCGAATACGCGATCTCGGACGTGACGCATCTTCGCGATGTCTATCGCAAGCTGAAGGCCGATCTCGAAAAACGCGGACGCACCGATTGGCTGAGCGAGGAAATGGATATCCTCACCTCGCCCGACACCTATCGCATGGACCCGGACAATGCCTGGCAGCGGCTGCGCACGCGTGTGCGCAAGCCAAAAGAGCTGGCCGTGCTGATCGAAGTGGCAGCGTGGCGCGAGCGCGAAGCGAAAGCGCGTGACGTCCCGCGCGGCCGCGTGCTGAAAGACGACCTCGTCGCCGACATCGCCATTCAGGCTCCCACAACGATCGAACGTCTCTCCTCCCTGCGCTCGTTGCCGAAGGGGTTCGAGCGCTCGAAATGGGGCATGGAAATTCCGGACGTGGTCAAAGCAGGGCTGGCGCGCGATCCGAAATCGCTGCCGACGATCGAACGCAACAAGCCGGTGCAGAACGGCTCGGCCATTGTCGAATTGCTGAAAGTGCTGCTGCGCATGACGGCGGAGAAGCACGCCGTCGCCGCCAAGGTGATCGCAACCGTCGACGATCTCGAACGGCTGGCCGGCGATGACAACGCCGACATACCGGCGCTGAAGGGATGGCGCCGCGATCTGTTCGGCGAGAAGGCGCTGGCGCTGAAATCCGGCCGCCTTGCTTTGGCGATCGAGAAAGGCCGCGTGTCAACGATCGAGAAAGACTGATCGAGCAATCTCTCTCCCCGCTCGTCCCCGCGAAAGCGGGGACCTAGAGTTACGCGCTGGATTCCCGCCGGAGCCTGCCATCGGGCGCGCGCAAGCGCGGCCCGTTGGCGGGAATGAGCGGGTTTTCAGCCCAACCGAAAAGGCAGCCGCATGTCCAAAGCCCCGATCGCTAAACGTGTGCCGCATAGCTTCACGCGACATGGCGTCACGATCGCAGATCCATACGCGTGGCTGCGCGATCCCAGCTATCCGAATGTCACCGAAGCCGATGTGCTGGATTATCTCAAAGCCGAGAATGCGTATTTCGAAGCCGAGATGAAGCCGCATCAGGACCTGATCGACACCATCTTTGCGGAGATGAAGGGCCGCATCAAAGATGACGAGTCCAGCGTGCCGCAGAAGGACGGCGACTACGTCTACTGGTCGGCCTTCGATGCCGGCGGCCAATATCCAAAATGGTACCGGCGACTGGCCAAGGGCGGTCCCGACATTGTCATTCTCGACGAACCCGAGATGGCAAAAGACCATGAATTCTTTCGTCTCGGCGGCCATGCCGTCAGCCCGGACGGCCGCCTCCTCGCCTATGCCGTCGATACCAACGGCTCCGAACGTTATGTGCTGAAGGTCCGCGATCTCGATACGGGAATGGACCTTCCCGATGTGATCGAGAACTGGCGCTACGGCCTTGTCTGGGCCGCTGATTCAAAAAGCTTTCTCTACACCGACGCGGACGAAAACTGGCGCTCCAAGACCGTCTGGCATCACAAGCTCGGCGAGATGCAATCGGCAGACCGCATCGTCTATCAGGAAAGCGAACTCGAATTCAGCGTATCCGTCGGGCTCACGCAATCGCGCGCCTTTGCCGCGATCAGCACCGGCGACAGCGATACCAATGAAGTGCGCCTTATTCCGACCAGCGATTTCACCGCCGAACCCGTGCTGATCTCACCGCGCAAGCCGGACCGGCTTTACGATGTCGACGAGCGCGAAGGCACGCTCTATATTCGCGTCAACGACACGCATGTGAATTTCCGCATCGTGACCGCGCCGGTCTCAGCGCCCGGCACGTGGACCGAACTAATCGCGGGCGATGAGCATCACTACCTTCTCTCGCTCACGAGTTTCGAAAATCTTCTGGTGATCGAAGAACGGATCGACGGCCTCTCGCAAATCCGGCTGCGCGACTATGCCGATGGCAAGGATCGCTACATCTCGTTCAAGGAAGCGAGCTATGTCGCGGGCCTTGGCAACAATCCCGAATACAAGGTCGACCGGCTGCGCCTCTCCTATCAGTCGATGGTCACGCCGAGCACGGTCTATGACTACCACCTCGCCGATGCCCGCCTTGAAACGTTGAAAGTCCGTGAGATTCCCAGCGGCTACGACGCTTCGCAATACGTAACCGAACGCCTGATGGCGCCGGCGCGCGACGGCGTCATGGTCCCCATCTCGATCGTCTATCGGAAGGATTTCAAGAAGGACGGCTCGGGCTTCCTGCATATCTATGCCTATGGCGCTTATGGCTTTGCCTATCCGCCGAACTTCTCGGCCAACCGGCTGTCGCTGCTCGACCGCGGCTTTGCCTGCGCGATCGCGCATATCCGCGGCGGCGACGATCTCGGTTACCGCTGGTATCTCGACGGCAAGCTCGACAAGCGCACCAACACATTCAACGATTTCGTCGATGTCACGCGCTTCCTGATCGACCAGGGCTATGCCAAGGCCGGCCACGTCACGGCGGCCGGCGGCTCGGCCGGTGGCGAGTTGATGGGCGCCATCGTCAATCAGGCGCCGTCACTCTATGGGGCGGTTGCGGCGCATGTGCCTTTCGTCGACGTGCTGAACACCATGCTCGACGACACGCTGCCGCTGACGCCCGGCGAATGGTCACAATGGGGCAATCCCATTACCGACAAGAAAGCGTTCGATTACATCCGCAGCTACAGTCCCTACGACAATGTCACCGCGCAGGATTATCCGGCTTTGTTGATCACCGGCGGTTTGAACGATCCTCGCGTGACCTATTGGGAGCCGGCCAAATGGGCCGCGAAACTGCGCGCCACCAAAACCGACAACAATACGCTGCTGATGAAGATCAACATGGGCGCCGGCCATGGCGGCAAATCAGGCCGTTACACCTCGTTGCAGGAATCTGCCGAAGAATATGCGTTCATGCTAACGCAGATGGGCGCCGTGCAACCCACAATCGCCCCGGTGTCTTTGACCTAGCGCAAACCAATTGCCGACTGAGCCGCTACCCTTCTTTCCAAATCACAAGGAAAAAAGGGTGCCGTATGGGAGAACTCGTCCTCGCCGCCAAGATCACACATGTGCCCTCGCTCATGCTGTCGGAGACGATCGAGCCGCTGAAGGGAACGCGGGACGGCCCTATCAATGCGCTGAAGCTCCTCGGCCAGCGGGCACGCGAACGCGGCGCCGATACGGTCGTGGTCTTTGACACGCACTGGATTTCAAATTTCGGCTTCCACATCAATGCCAATGCATGGCATCGCGGCACCTATACGAGCCCGGAAGCGCCGCACATGATCAGCGACATTTCCTACGACTATCCGGGCAATCCCGATCTCGCCGATCTGATTGCGGTGGAAACCGCCAAGACCGGCCCGCTCGCACTCGCACATCAGGTCGCAACCCTGCCGGTCGAATACGGGACCATCGTCCCGATGCATTACATGAATGCGGACAAGGCATTTTCCGTCGTTCCGATTGCCTCGCCGATTTTTGCATCGGTCGATGAGAACCGGCGCTTTGGCGACGCCGTCCGCCGCGCGATCGAGAAGTCGAAATCCAAGGCCGCTATTCTCGCGAGCGGATCGCTCTCGCATCAGCTGTTCGAGAACAGCAAGCTCGGCCCGGAGGCGTGGAACCGCATTTCCAGCGAGTTCAACCGGCAGATGGATTTGCGCGTCCTGGATCTGTGGCAGCAAAGCCGCTTCGCCGAATTCTGCGCCATGCTTCCCGACTATACCCGCAAGTGTAACGGCGAAGCGCTGATGGCCGACACCGTGATGCTGTTCGGCGCACTCGGCTGGGACCGCTTCAAGGGCAAGGCCGAACAGCTTTGCGACTATTTCCCCTCCAGCGGCAGCGGACAGGTCACAGTCGAATTCCACGTCAACTGAATGGAGCGCCGCGCTTACGCCGCCGCGTCGGTGGCGTATTGCGCGTCGCCGTGGCCGAAGGACCAGTTCTCGGGCAGCGTCTCGACCAGATTGATGAAGACATCCTCCGGGCGAAGACCGGGATTGTCGCCGAGCTTTTCAACGATGCGGCGATAAAGCGCCTTCTTCTGAGCGAGGGTGCGCGTGTTGCTGACGGTCAGTTGGACGATGACGAGGTCCTCGCTGCGCGCGATTCCGAAATAGTGGGGGCTGCAGTGGAAATCAGCTGCGTCATGCTCCGTGACGACCATGAAATAGTCGTCCTCGGGCACATTGAAGGTCTCGCGCATCGCCTCGTAGAGGCCGTCGAGAATAGCCTGCCGGTAGGCGGCGGCCTTGCCCCGGCGCAGAAAAACACGGCTGAGCGGCATGGTGTGACCTCCTGACTGAGCGATCGGGGATCGATCGGTGCGCAAGGAATAGCGCAGCATTGACCATTGCAAAATCATATGAAAACATATTTCAATGATTTACATCTGTTATGATTGGTCATCGTGAAGGCGCTCGATATCGAGGCTGTACAGGCGTTCGTCCTGGTCGCCGATCTGGTGAGCTTCACCCGCGCGGCTGAGGCGATGGACTCGACGCAGTCTGCGGTGAGCCTGAAGATCAAACGCCTCGAGGATGGGCTCGGCCGGCGCCTCTTTGAACGGACGCCCCGGCGCGTTCGCCTGACCGCCGCCGGCGAACTCTTCCTTGAACGGGCGCGCACGCTGATCGCAGCCCATAGCAACGCACTCGATGCGTTCGCGGCCGAGCGACGGCGGCTCGTTGTGGGTATCAGTGATCACGCGGTTGGCGCGGAGCTGCCACTCCTGCTTCAGCGCGTGAAGCGCGCCGATCCGAACCTCCTGCTTGAAATGCGCGTCGGCAGTTCACGCGACCTCCTCGCCGCCTTCGACGATGGCGCGCTCGACGCCGCGGTCGTGATGGGTCATGACGCGGGTCGACGCGGCGGCGAGGTCCTGCTCGCGGAGGCTTTCGGCTGGATGGCCGCGCGCGATTTCACGCATCGTCCGGGCGATCCGATCCCGCTCGCCGCGCAATCCGATTATTGCGGCATGCGAAGCATGGGCGTGGCGGCGCTCGACAATGCCGGGATCCCCTGGACCGAAGTTTTCGTCGGAGGCGGAGTCGGCACGATCGCTGCCGCGGTCTCGGCCGGGATCGCCGTCGCCGTGCTCGGTCGGCGTGTCGCCCCGCGAGACTCGATCGATCTCGGCCCGAGCCTCGGTCTGCCGGCGCTGCCGCCGC
The genomic region above belongs to Pseudorhodoplanes sinuspersici and contains:
- the rnd gene encoding ribonuclease D, which codes for MDLITATKDLAEICERMAKHPFVTVDTEFLRESTYYPQLCVAQLATEDESVVVDALADGIDLKPFFELMANESVVKVFHAARQDIEIVWHRANLIPHPVFDTQIAAMVLGYGDSVSYDQLVQRITGDALDKSSRFTDWTRRPLSKAQIEYAISDVTHLRDVYRKLKADLEKRGRTDWLSEEMDILTSPDTYRMDPDNAWQRLRTRVRKPKELAVLIEVAAWREREAKARDVPRGRVLKDDLVADIAIQAPTTIERLSSLRSLPKGFERSKWGMEIPDVVKAGLARDPKSLPTIERNKPVQNGSAIVELLKVLLRMTAEKHAVAAKVIATVDDLERLAGDDNADIPALKGWRRDLFGEKALALKSGRLALAIEKGRVSTIEKD
- a CDS encoding S9 family peptidase translates to MSKAPIAKRVPHSFTRHGVTIADPYAWLRDPSYPNVTEADVLDYLKAENAYFEAEMKPHQDLIDTIFAEMKGRIKDDESSVPQKDGDYVYWSAFDAGGQYPKWYRRLAKGGPDIVILDEPEMAKDHEFFRLGGHAVSPDGRLLAYAVDTNGSERYVLKVRDLDTGMDLPDVIENWRYGLVWAADSKSFLYTDADENWRSKTVWHHKLGEMQSADRIVYQESELEFSVSVGLTQSRAFAAISTGDSDTNEVRLIPTSDFTAEPVLISPRKPDRLYDVDEREGTLYIRVNDTHVNFRIVTAPVSAPGTWTELIAGDEHHYLLSLTSFENLLVIEERIDGLSQIRLRDYADGKDRYISFKEASYVAGLGNNPEYKVDRLRLSYQSMVTPSTVYDYHLADARLETLKVREIPSGYDASQYVTERLMAPARDGVMVPISIVYRKDFKKDGSGFLHIYAYGAYGFAYPPNFSANRLSLLDRGFACAIAHIRGGDDLGYRWYLDGKLDKRTNTFNDFVDVTRFLIDQGYAKAGHVTAAGGSAGGELMGAIVNQAPSLYGAVAAHVPFVDVLNTMLDDTLPLTPGEWSQWGNPITDKKAFDYIRSYSPYDNVTAQDYPALLITGGLNDPRVTYWEPAKWAAKLRATKTDNNTLLMKINMGAGHGGKSGRYTSLQESAEEYAFMLTQMGAVQPTIAPVSLT
- the hpaD gene encoding 3,4-dihydroxyphenylacetate 2,3-dioxygenase, yielding MGELVLAAKITHVPSLMLSETIEPLKGTRDGPINALKLLGQRARERGADTVVVFDTHWISNFGFHINANAWHRGTYTSPEAPHMISDISYDYPGNPDLADLIAVETAKTGPLALAHQVATLPVEYGTIVPMHYMNADKAFSVVPIASPIFASVDENRRFGDAVRRAIEKSKSKAAILASGSLSHQLFENSKLGPEAWNRISSEFNRQMDLRVLDLWQQSRFAEFCAMLPDYTRKCNGEALMADTVMLFGALGWDRFKGKAEQLCDYFPSSGSGQVTVEFHVN
- a CDS encoding tautomerase family protein yields the protein MPLSRVFLRRGKAAAYRQAILDGLYEAMRETFNVPEDDYFMVVTEHDAADFHCSPHYFGIARSEDLVIVQLTVSNTRTLAQKKALYRRIVEKLGDNPGLRPEDVFINLVETLPENWSFGHGDAQYATDAAA
- a CDS encoding LysR family transcriptional regulator, whose translation is MKALDIEAVQAFVLVADLVSFTRAAEAMDSTQSAVSLKIKRLEDGLGRRLFERTPRRVRLTAAGELFLERARTLIAAHSNALDAFAAERRRLVVGISDHAVGAELPLLLQRVKRADPNLLLEMRVGSSRDLLAAFDDGALDAAVVMGHDAGRRGGEVLLAEAFGWMAARDFTHRPGDPIPLAAQSDYCGMRSMGVAALDNAGIPWTEVFVGGGVGTIAAAVSAGIAVAVLGRRVAPRDSIDLGPSLGLPALPPRDLVLYASLSDPVARQSLKTLAAAIRSTAG